One window of the Bartonella bacilliformis KC583 genome contains the following:
- the groES gene encoding co-chaperone GroES: MANTKFRPLHDRVVVRRVESENKTAGGIIIPDTAQEKPQEGEVIAVGNGVLNDNGQRVSLEVKEGDRILFGKWSGTEVKINGEELLIMKESDIMGILA; the protein is encoded by the coding sequence ATGGCTAACACAAAGTTCCGCCCGCTTCACGATCGTGTTGTCGTGCGCCGGGTTGAATCAGAAAACAAGACAGCTGGTGGGATTATTATTCCCGACACAGCACAGGAAAAACCTCAAGAAGGGGAAGTTATTGCTGTTGGCAATGGCGTCCTCAATGATAATGGACAGCGTGTATCTCTCGAAGTAAAAGAAGGAGATCGCATTTTGTTTGGCAAGTGGTCTGGAACCGAAGTCAAGATTAATGGTGAAGAGCTCTTAATCATGAAAGAATCTGATATCATGGGAATTCTCGCTTAA